The genomic window CCGAAGACGATCGTGGCCAGACCGAAGCCCGCCACGGCCAGCAGCAGGGTGCGGCCTTGATGGGCAACCTGGCGGCGGAAAGCCAGGAACAGGGCGGCGGCGCCGGCCCCTACCGAGGGCGCCGCCACCAGCCAGCCATAGCCGACAGCGCCGACGTTCAGGATGTCCTTGGCGAAAATTGGGAGCAGGTAGGTTGCCGAGGCGAAGAACGTGGCGAAGAAGTCCAGCAGCATGCTGGAGTAGATCAGCGGCTGGCGGACAACGTAGCGCAAACCCTCGAGGGCGGAGTCCTTCAGCTCGCCTGGACTCCACAGCCGGCCGTTGGCGGGTCGGGCGAGCTCCTGGGTGACGGGGCCGATCGCCAGCAGCGCGAAGATCACCGCCAGGAAGCTGACGGCGTTGATGATGTAGACATACCCAACCCCCGCCGAGGCCAACACGGCCCCGGCCAGCACCGGGCCGATGATCGAGGCCAGATGGTAGATGGTGGCGTTGATGCCGAAGGCGCTGGGGAGCAGTTCGCGCGGCAGTAGGTTAGGGATCAGCGCCTGGCGGGCCGGCAGGTCGAAGGTCAAGACGGCCGACATCAAGGCGGTGATCAGGTAAATGCTCCACAGCTGGGCTCGGCCGCCGAGCGTCAGCAGGCCGAGCAGGAGCGCCAGCAGCGCCAGGGCGGATTGGGTTGCCAGAATCAACCCGCGCCGGTTGAAGCTGTCGGCGGCGACGCCGGCGATCACCGAGAACACGATCACAGGAACGATGTTGGACAGACCGACGCCGGCCAGGGCGATCGGCTGGCCGCTGAGGTCATGAACCTGCCACAGGACCGCCGTGGCCTGCATCCGCGATCCGGCGATGGACACCAACAGCCCCAGGCCAAGCAGGCGGTAGTTGCGGTAGCGAAGAGCCGGTGGGATCAATACGCGCCGTCCTGCAGTGAGGGATCGACCAAGCTGTGCAGGGCCTGGGAGGGTTCAACGCCAGCTCGCTGCCGTCAAGCGCCCCAGTCCCGTATGTCCAGGAAGTCGTAGCCAACGGTGCGGTTGCTCAGTTTGGCGATCGGAGGCAGCAAGCGTTTGTACTGGCTGCGCCGAATTCGCTCGACGACCTGGTGGACAAACGCCGCCGGGAAGCCCTGTTCGACGCACGCCTCCGGCGAGGTGCGACCATCGACCAGAAGCATGAGCAGCCGATCCACCTGCTCGTAGGTGAGGCCGAGCTCGCCTTCATCGGTCTGCCCCACCCAGAGATCGGCGCTGGGCGGCTTGGCGAGAATCACCTGGGGGACGCCCAGCGCACGCGCCAGCTGGCGGATCTGGGTCTTGTACAGATCGCCGAGCGGATTCAGGGCGCAAGCCGAGTCGCCGTACAACGTGGTATAGCCCAGCAGGATCTCCGTCTTGTTGCCGGTGCCGATCACCAGGCCGTGAAAGTCCGCCGACTGGTCGTACAGCAGGAT from Anaerolineales bacterium includes these protein-coding regions:
- a CDS encoding MFS transporter, whose amino-acid sequence is MIPPALRYRNYRLLGLGLLVSIAGSRMQATAVLWQVHDLSGQPIALAGVGLSNIVPVIVFSVIAGVAADSFNRRGLILATQSALALLALLLGLLTLGGRAQLWSIYLITALMSAVLTFDLPARQALIPNLLPRELLPSAFGINATIYHLASIIGPVLAGAVLASAGVGYVYIINAVSFLAVIFALLAIGPVTQELARPANGRLWSPGELKDSALEGLRYVVRQPLIYSSMLLDFFATFFASATYLLPIFAKDILNVGAVGYGWLVAAPSVGAGAAALFLAFRRQVAHQGRTLLLAVAGFGLATIVFGLSRGFLLTFVALAATGLTDAVSTIIRNTLRQLQTPDRLRGRMTGIVQVFFLGGPQLGEVEAGVVAQLFGATAAVVSGGIACLAATGWVASRFPQLRRYQGDEPLAV
- a CDS encoding NAD+ synthase, which produces MTESAPDLSFHTDLAREILVGFLRTEVQRAGLTRGVIGLSGGVDSALACYLAAEALGPANVLALRMPYKTSAPESYEHAELVVRATGVQEKTLPVTPMAEALFDLVPEADSIRRGNVFARLRMILLYDQSADFHGLVIGTGNKTEILLGYTTLYGDSACALNPLGDLYKTQIRQLARALGVPQVILAKPPSADLWVGQTDEGELGLTYEQVDRLLMLLVDGRTSPEACVEQGFPAAFVHQVVERIRRSQYKRLLPPIAKLSNRTVGYDFLDIRDWGA